In the Telopea speciosissima isolate NSW1024214 ecotype Mountain lineage chromosome 6, Tspe_v1, whole genome shotgun sequence genome, ttaaaaacaaaaaacacaattgattcaattttggttttgaagATACCCTTTGAGCCTTTTTTAACCAAGAGCCctacttttcattaaaaaaagaaaaagaaaaagagcccTACtccttaaaaataaataagattaTGCTCACATGTAATTGGATTTTGGCATTAGTCGTGGCATTACTAGATTTGACCAATTTACTAATTGGGTCCATCCATAATAGATTGGGTCACATGTTcgctaaggctatgtttggaggacaagaaaagaaaaaattcaaaacaatttaaatttgaggagagagagggattcGACTCCTCCCACAAAGTGCCCAAGGAGGCATCCAACAGCGTTGGGCATGCTGGGATGCACACCAGGCCTCACGTAGGCACACATCCCCTCGTGCCGAGAAACTCAACACAGTTGAATGCCTCCTTGGACACTCTCTGGGCGCTAGGATCGCAGGAAAAGAGCTCGATCAGAAagagacacataaatcaattattatatcatcattttttacatcttattttgtttttcgttttttgttttcctttccttttcttggtttCCAAAAGAGATTGTAATTGAATTGGACTTATTATTTACcctaagaaaaacaaaactaaacaaaaaaaaaaaaaaaagcatatgctctctgtctctttccttttctctatcAATAATAAATTCATTGGTTCTCTTTTTGCTACGTGGGCAAGGACTCCTGAAGAACATATCTTTATTGGGGTAATTCCGTAATTCCCAacttaaaaaaaccaaaaatctattCCCCAAACAAAATATCTTCAGTTgttctcaaatctcaatctgAAATACATAAAACCTCAAAACtcattctcttcctctttctttattGTTATTTCTCATCTTCAAActctgaaaagaagagaatgccTTCTTCTACAGCTCTTGTTTCATATACTCCTCCAGCTTCAACCATTATTAGACCTTCAAACCTAAACCCAAATCATCAACACCAACTTAACTTCCTCTTCTGCTCTCCAAGCCCACCTAGAAGAAGAACActccatcatctctcttttAAACCcagagtttcttcttcttcttcttcttcttcttcttcatctattACAGAATTTGATCTCTACGAGCTTCTTGGCATCGACAGCACATCGAATCAATCGCAGATAAAGTATGCTTATCGTTCGTTGCAGAAGCGGTGCCACCCGGACATCGCCGGTCCGGCCGGCCATGACATGGCCATCATTCTTAACGAGGCTTATTCAGTTCTCTCTGACCCCAATTCGCGTTTGGTCTACGACAAGGTGAGTGAGGATCTGTTGCAATTGTTTGATCTTAGCCGTCCAATAGCATTACCATTCAATAAGAGGATTGAAATTTCATCCTCCTATGTAAACTGAATTATTGaaatcttttttaaaaaaatttggtaaTGACAAAAGTATAGAATAACTCCAGCAATCATgtcagaatttttatttcaatcaaTTTTTTAAGATACAGAAAAGAAGGCATTTCATCTTTTCTATCGATTGTtatattatgggaaaaggaGCACTAACCGGTGCTATGTGTGGGTGTATACTTGTACCCAAACACAACCTGGAGCAAAAAGACTATCGCACTCCTAGACCTTTCCGTCTTTTTAAGGGTGTGGCAATCTTTTAGCGTCAGACTGTGTTTGGGCACAAGTATACGCCCACACACAACACCAGTTAGCATTCTTTATCCCTTATATTATTTGGGAGAAATTCTCAATGTAGAGATGTGCGCCCTACGCCAGATAgagagggggtgaaatgaccaccccacccccataaAAGACAGTAATGATCATCGTCTTGATGTCATTGTGTGTGCTTACATTGGCTCTTGTGCATGCacaggggccacgctccccaAAATAGAAGTCTTgcacatattttttttggattaagggAGCTTGTATTAATaacataatagaaacataattaCATCCTATAGTATTTCTTACCCGAAGCATTCGCTCGTATTAAGGGAACTCTTGCCCATATTATTTATAGGAAAGGGAAATAGTAACGATAGAATGACAAGGGATGTACATGTAAGGGTGCTAAATGGTTCGATTCCAATGTAAACAATTCAgtttttaccaacaaaaaaaaaaaatttgtaaacaaTTCAGTCTGGTTCGATGCAagttttttttaggtaaaactGAAAATCACATGTTGAATCGAAACAATTTATAAACGGTTTCtctttaaatggttttataaggtttttgttttttttattcaaacgaCTAATTTCTATTACatatctttttaatttttttttatttaaatagatGTATAAATtgaattcttatatgttttatttaaataattgtttatttatttcattacatATTTACTAATTTATTGTTACCACTAAAGGTTAATTGTTGTCATTACATATTACTAATAATTGTTTCTAATTAAACGATTTTTAAAATAGTTTATCATCGATTTAAACGGTTCAATTTAAACTGTTTAATTAATTGATTCtatattttaaaatcaaaaccaaaccatttattaacgATTTCACTGTTTTTAATCAGATTTTacgtgatggtggtggtggtggtgcaggaACAATCGAAAATAACGGAATTTAAAGGGTACACAGGGAAGCCACTCTACTCAACATGGTTCGGACCGGAAACGGAAGAACGTGCGGTGTTCGTAGATGAAGTCAAGTGTGTTGGGTGCTTAAAATGTGCGCTACTTGCCCAGAAGACATTCGCTATTGAATCAGCTTATGGTCGTGCACGGGTTGTGGGTCAGTGGGCTGACCCGGAAGACACAATCCAAGAAGCTGTAGATGCATGTCCTGTTAATTGCATCTGGTATGACAATTTATCACAATCCAAAACCCTGCTCTTATTTTCCTGTTCTTTAATAAAGGTATTTAATTTGGTAATATTTATGGATGTAAATaaggctgtaaacggatcggatttggctcgaatagtgctatatccgcatccgcatccgattagctattggacggattcgaatagtgctaaacggatacggacatagatacggattggataattttgccgtttacatgtaaatatagctttttggatagctatagcctatccatatctgcatccgtttagctttcgaatggattcggatactgctaaacgaatacgaaaatggatttcgACTATTTATTTACACCCCTAGATGTAAAGGATtagattcggatcggatacggatcggatgtgattaAAGCCAGATATTCCCTACttgaatacggatacctctaaacggattcggatgcgaatctgatttggattttcgaccatccgtttacatctttgtcttgtgtaacccggaccttcctccccctagcggatacaattcactctcaatccatatctcttaaaCCATGATTCTcctttcatcatattctagaacgtgttgaatctttaaaaaccctcaaaatcattatttacttaattttttatcacCAAGTGTTCGGTTTTTTTTTgaacggattttaatcggagtattcgaattattttccaaatatCTCTAAAAGTCCAAatgaatacggatgtccctaaacggatatggatgcgGATTCAGATttcagttatccatttacatccctagtaaTATTATTAAGGGACAAGGGTGGTAATTCTCTATCCGCCCGCCCATCCCTCAAAACCCGTTTATAAATGGGTGGTTTGGGTTGGTGATATTACTAACAATGTCAATTGGTTCAGTTTCAGTCTGGTTCAAGATACATCATGtggaaccaaaatcaaaccgaaacttAATAATATGCTGTTTTTAATTGGGTTTTTTATTCGATTTTTTACCCAATTTGTATTCGGTTTGAGTCCTATTTTAGCTAATCAAACCAGAGGAGATGGGCGGGGCGGCAGTaagattgtttttgtttctcaTATGAGGGACTAAATTAACCTCTCTAACCAGCTTTCACTGTGTATTAATATTAATTAGGTTTGTGGAGAGATCTAACTTGGCGGCCTTGGAATACCTAATGTCCAAACAGCCACGTGGCAATGTCAGAATGAGTGCTGGGAATGCGGTTGGAACACGAGTCGCTGATGTATTAACTGAAGTGGAGAAATTTCAAACCAGATATGTTGAAGCCAAAAGAAAAGGTGCCAAATCTAATGATTCGAAGGTATGAAGTAAAGACAAAGTTACCCTTATTATCTTTTACACTCGGGTCTGCCTTGTAGTTCAAAATGGATATAATTACAGAGAAGGATACGGATTAAACTGGATCATGGGTCTGACCCATTTCTTTTAAAACCCTACGAAGTAGTGTCCTTATTGAGATTGCTTaaatttaagggtgtcaatcggttcagAATACAACTTGTGAAAACCGAAACCTAACTGAAAAGGTGTCTATTTTTTAAACCTATCGGTTCTATTTATATTCAGTTCAGTATTTGGTTTTGACCTGTTTGTATTTGATTTGAGCCctattttaggtgtttgggccaattttttacatcttcatcaacaaaaaaaatctcttatttGTTTGGGTCATAATCCACCAAACTGAATGTATTTGGTTCGATTCGGTTTGAGCCGACAGGACAGTTTTAGAAATgaaactaaaccaaaccaattattttagttcggtttgattttattttaaatgacCGATTTTGATTtcggttctaaattgacacccctgAAAATGTTGTTTCTTCAGGAGTCAGACCTCCAAAGAGAAGCCATCATGTCAGCAATTCACTCCATCAGATCATTCTCAAATTGGTGGTACTGGATATCACCCAAACCTGGAGAATCCTGCCTGAATTTGATTCCGGTTACCACAAAGCCCACTCTACCACCAGGTACAGACAAGCTTAGAAAAGCAGTTGCTGCCAGGAGACAAGCTGCAAGAGAGAAAATTGGATCCTCCTCATCTAGCAGTAGTTACAGCCTAAATCATGAGTACTGGAAGCCATCACCCCTAATACTTCCTGCAGCTACAACAACTGATCAGAGCTCTGATTCAAATTCAACTTCAGGGTCTAGACCTAAGATGAGAGAGTCAAAggtcaaagaagaagagaagtatGGGGCCTCAGTGGATAACTATCAAAGGGATCCCATCCGATGGAGGATTCCGGTGGCAATGGCGACTGTCGGGGCAGTGATAGTACGGTTGCAAGTCGGAGATCAGGGGGCAAGTGGAAGTGATGGCTTGAAAGATCACATAGCTGGCTCCATGGTGTTACAGATTGTTAACAGCTCTTGGTTACAAGTCATTTTGGCTGGGGTGACTTGGTATCTTATTGGTATGGCAATGGTAGAATTGGTGGATGTTTTTAGAATCAAGGGAGAGAAAGCAGGTAACAAAAGAGAAAGTTAGATCGTATAGCAACATATAATAATTCTAGTTTGATTATTGACAAGCATTATTTGTAATAATAATGTATAAAGGCTATCAATGATGGGTACCCAGAAGCCCAAATTTATAATATCAGATTAACCATACGCATCTCATTGGTTAAGTTCCAGATCAAAACGCAAAGAAGCCCCTTGAAAGTGACTTCAAAGTGAGGAAAATTTACACAACTGCATCTGATAGATCCCATTACAATGAAATGAGACTTAAAACTGTGTACTGTAAACTCACTTTGAACCCTTTGCAGTGATCATCCTTCACAACAAAATTCAGGCCACAGTTGATTGTCAAGGAAGAGGGCAATGTTAGATTGCAACGAGGCATGTCCACCACAATACGATAGGAGCACAAAGGCAGAGTTgtctatcaattgaagagacaTTGGAACAGATAGGATAGTGTTGCTGTGTTCAAACATGCCTTCTTTGCTTAGCACGCTTCCAGGACTGCTTACCCTTaatcttccatttctggttCCCAACTGACTGGTTCTGCTCCTCGATCTCTCGAACCTTCCGTTTCCTACAAAAGAATAGATCTCATGGAGCTTAGCAACAAAGGTTTATGATTAAAAACTGATATGTCCAATAGATGaaatcataagaaaattcagaaaccaatgaaagaaatcaagaaagcAGGAAATTTAGAAATCCCCTTCTTTTATTCTCATTCCTCTTGTCCAGGATCATCAGATACAAATTCAAAGATGAAGAGCAAAACAAAAATATCACTACTGTGTAAACCAAGAGTTTGAGAATAAGCATTACAATCTCCAAGATCTTTCTGGGGGAAGGGGAATAGGCTATCGATTTTTATACCATGTATCCTATTTTCAAATATCTATTAAGACAACTAGCAATACTCAGTGAACCTGAGTTATTCAACAATTGTAaccaagaaaacaaataaatgaaTGGAAGTCATGATACAATATTTGTACCTATACTCCCCAAGGGACCGATCAGAAAGTAGCTCATCAGCAAGGGTTGCTTTCCTCTCCTTCTTAGTGAGCCTACCAGAGAAAAAATCTGATGCAGACTCGACCACTGTACCAACCTGATTGATTTATGAAGCAAACAGAGGCTTTACtaattaaacaaattaaaattgaCATATTTCATCTACTTCACAAAAGTAGGACAGACTTTTGCCTGGAAAAAAAGGGAGGTAAAAGAAAAGGTATACTGCTATAATCAATAACTTGCCTGGAAATACTTGGGGAGCGTCTTTGACTTTGAATCACCCTTTTTATAATGCCTCTTTGGATCAATTACACTACGCAACTGCACcatcaataattaaaaatatcaaCAACAATCACTTATGTTTctccaacaaaaatataatCACCAAGCTAGAGAATAGAGATGTGGGTGCATGATCACCATTAAAGACTATCATTTTACAGATTTCATATAGTATTAGTGTATTTCAAGTTGACGAGCAGTCTATGTGCATATATAGTCATTTTGGGTTGTTATGATCTTTGGTAAAAGCGATCAGAAAACCTACACAAAAGCAAAAAAGCAAAGCCAACTATCTAACTTATTTTTTCAGGCTTATTAATATGTaccttaaaaaaatgtaaactGACATGATGTCAATCTGACCAGAATAtcaagaataaaagaaataaagtggAGTCACATAAGGAGCAGTATATTGTTTGGGGGAATAAATATTATATGTTTGCATAATTTAACCAGTATCTCAATTCTGACAGGATAACTCAGAAACAGTCTTAATAGCATGCCTAAATGAATCAAGATGGTTGCCAGAGTCTAACAGAGTCAGCAACAACCGTTTTATTATCATGGCTTCTTAGACCCCCCCACATCCGATAATACTATGATCATACTTGTCAAGGCagctaggcaacccaaggcagtcaaagaggggggggggggggggaccaacgcgacaccttgacaactatgacatgATACTTCGAAAGATATGATTACAatccaatgggctgaaattgacctttggacagttatattataggttggatctttttttttaaatttcattgtaatgggcctaattaaTAAGCCTATAATTATTGCAGATCCCTCAGCAAAACACCTTTTGCCTCTGCTTCGTACCCCTTCCCCCTTCGTTAACAAAACCtcagtaatgtagtcctagataggtaggagacctactaggagccagataacagaataaatagcaaaaaggggctgctggttcacatggacagcctaggttttaggttaatactagggtttaggatgggaatttgggaatgggtcttatatggttttaatataCAGGTTTAGGGGACTATTATGATACAAAAAAAACaggatttggttcagtttaaaattcctgcagaattagggttagggtttcgggttttagggtTAAGGGAAActaccaaaactagggtttcaagtgggctgtgagggctgggcttgggatcgaATGTAGGGGACTGTGAGAGGAGGATTCGACCAGGATATGGTCCAATTCTGATGGTCAGAATGGGCTGTGGGCAATTTAGGGCTTATGGGGCTAttatggagaagaaggatttagggttttgggtgatggATATGGGCAGCAGTTGGGATCAAGTGTAAACCATGGTGAGGGGAAGCTGTGGCTTAAGTTTGAGAGGATTCTAATGGAGAACagatctggacagaattgagatcctcctagggtttatgaaaattcaaattcaaattcacactggaatccaccggcagtaaCTTAAAtgtttgaaggatgaaaccaccttcgaagagagatcctcccagccgtcacggcgtaaagagtcgcaggaatccacccacccttccaccttgaagtccacaaggatgcacactcacacaggggagcaaggaacagcagcaatggcagccacGAAATCTGTTTTTTAACTTCAAATAATCtgtgggggagccctccacgatatactttatttataataaaggcctaagccaaatcctagtacaaattaatgtctcttccttctaaaatcgtggaaggaagaGTTCTAaactaaattaaattaaaacagtaaattgactaagatacccctactaacttaaaaataaaagactctaacttaaacaactaatttaaaggaagattccatattagccaataggatataagaacctattaaccaataggaacacttcacttaaattagacccattgaaccaattggatgcaaccaattctaaatcggttcaatctaaaaaacagaaaaataactaagtatggaaaatataaatcctaacctacggctccctattcaaaccctaagttcaaggcctcttcttcttcttcttccttcttggagctgcatcactcAGCCCTACCCCTGTTCACTCAGCCCTACCCCTGTTAACCACCACTTGCCCCCCATTCCCAGCTCTTACCTACCCCCGTCGCTGCCCCCAAGGAAGTccccttttcccaaaaaaaccTTTTTGACCTTTCCACGTGTCCCAACAGAACCCTATCCCTCTCCCCTTGTCCCATCTCACTTAAACCCGACTTCAGATGACCCGAACCATCACCCCATCACTTTAACCCACTTATCCCCCTCCCCATCtcctttgaaccaaaccggcTGAAGCCTGTTGACCCAGTCACTGTTCCCCTTACCAGTTCCACTCGGTTCAGCTCCTCCCTGGTTTGCTTTCCCCCTTTGAAAGATTACCGTCTCAGGCCCCGTAGTGTTCCACCGGGGTCCAGAGTTAGTTCCTCCTCTGGTTGgctgcccccctccccccccccctccccctccccctccccctcccctctaatgATCCCTTGGACTATTTGGAATGTCCGTGGACTAAATGCTCTGGCCAAACAAGCTAAGATCCGTGCTCATCTCAAATCCTCCAAATcccccctttgctgcctccttGAAACCAAGGTGCTTGAACCCAATTCGTCCCGGATTGCCCACTCTCTTGccccctcttggtccttcctATCGAACTATGACCATTCTCCTTGCGGCCGAATATGGATTTTTTGGGATCCCTCCAAATTTCATATTTCGGTCtcatcctccacctcctcccAATTACTCCATCTCAGCATTTCTGACCACCTTCACaaccacctcttcttcttcaccatggtCTACGCCCTCAACCGCCACCCGGATAGGATTCCTCTCTAGGATGACATCCGATCCATTTCTTTGTCTATTGGTTCCTCTCCATGGGGCATTAGAGGAGACTTCAATGTCGTCCGCTTAAGTCATGAAAAGTTGGCTGGCTCTCCTATCGACCTCCAAGCCGTTACAGCTTTTAACTCCTGTCTTGAAGACTCTAGGCTTAACGACCTCAGTGGTCGGGTGCTGATCTCTCCTGGCACAACAAGCGCTCTGGCATCGACAGAGTTGCTTGCAAGCTTGACAGAGTCCTCGTCAATGATCCTtggctctcctcccttccttcctccTATGCCTTCTTTGACCTTCCTGGTCTTTCTGACCATTCCCCCATATCTCTTTTTGTCCTACCATTCTTATCCTTTGGCCCTAAacccttcaagttctttgacatgtggtcctcccacCCTGGCTTCCTCCCTGTTGTCCAAGCCGCTTGGAACATCCCTATCCACTccttctcctccctctcctcGCCTTCTctaaaaagctcaaaaatgtcaagatGGCTCTCAAATcttggaattcttccacctttggCGACATTTCTTCTCGTGTCTCCTCTTGTTGGgacaccctctcctccatccaaCTCCGCCTCCAGTCTGATCCCCTCAACCCTTCCCTCGCTAAAGAGGAAGTCCTTGCTGCCTCTAAGCTGTCCTCCTCGCTCTCCCAAGAAGAAAGTTTCCTTAAGCAAAAATCCagaatcaaatggcttgagTTCAGCGATTCAAACCCTGCCTTCTTCCACCGATCCCTTAAAGCCCGCTCCAACTCCAATTCCATCCTTTCTCTAACCTCCTCTGATGGCTCGGTCCTCTCCTCTGTTGATGCCATCAAATCTGAAGCTGTGACCTATTTCACTGGTATTTTTTGCCCCCCCCATCTCCACCCAACCCTCCCTTCCTGTTGACCTgctcaacaaattcatccccCCCACCTCCTCAACTCCCTCAGCTCCATCCCCTCCGACTCTGAAATCACCTCCGTTGTTCGCTCCCACAAGGCTAGCAAAGCTCCCAGCCCTGATGGATTCAACATGGGGTTCTTCTCCACTTGCTGGGACATCATCGGTGTCGAGCTTATCACTGCCAttaagagcttcttcttcaaccctcatCAGATCCAAAGCATCAATCATACCTTtctctgcctcatccccaagTCCTCTGGAGCCTCGTCCATGTCTGACTTTagacccatctccctctgtaatctcctttacaagttcattgctaaaATTCTCGCCAACCGGCTCAGCCTTGTCATTGACTCCCTTGTCAGTTCCTaccaatctgccttcattgCTGGGCAAAGCATCTCGGATAATATCATCCTTTGCCAGGAAATTGTTTGAGGGTTCGACCGCAAATCCCACTCTCCGTTTGCCTTTTTGAAAATTGACATCCATAAGGCTTTTGGCTCCATCCGTTGGGATTTCATCTCTCAAGTCCTCCTCAAGATGTCCTTCCCTCCCATCTTTGTTAACTGGATCCACTCCTGCATCTCCACCCCTCGCTTCTCTGTTCTTCTGAATGGCAGCCCAGCTGGTTTTTTCCCCTCCTCTGTTGGTATTCGCCAAGGTTGtcccctctctccttttctcttttgcctTTCCCTGGAGGTTCTGCTTTGGCTGGATAAATGGCACCCTTCTGGTGTCCTCTCTTCCAT is a window encoding:
- the LOC122665294 gene encoding chaperone protein dnaJ C76, chloroplastic, with protein sequence MPSSTALVSYTPPASTIIRPSNLNPNHQHQLNFLFCSPSPPRRRTLHHLSFKPRVSSSSSSSSSSSITEFDLYELLGIDSTSNQSQIKYAYRSLQKRCHPDIAGPAGHDMAIILNEAYSVLSDPNSRLVYDKEQSKITEFKGYTGKPLYSTWFGPETEERAVFVDEVKCVGCLKCALLAQKTFAIESAYGRARVVGQWADPEDTIQEAVDACPVNCIWFVERSNLAALEYLMSKQPRGNVRMSAGNAVGTRVADVLTEVEKFQTRYVEAKRKGAKSNDSKESDLQREAIMSAIHSIRSFSNWWYWISPKPGESCLNLIPVTTKPTLPPGTDKLRKAVAARRQAAREKIGSSSSSSSYSLNHEYWKPSPLILPAATTTDQSSDSNSTSGSRPKMRESKVKEEEKYGASVDNYQRDPIRWRIPVAMATVGAVIVRLQVGDQGASGSDGLKDHIAGSMVLQIVNSSWLQVILAGVTWYLIGMAMVELVDVFRIKGEKAGNKRES
- the LOC122665295 gene encoding rRNA-processing protein fcf2-like; this encodes MPENRSSIGLTWEPKVLLPSVIKTGSDSVQKLPGNVVWKPESELVDGLFVPPNDPKKMNKFLRKQVKDTAGKSWFEMPAPTLTPELKKDLQMLKLRSVIDPKRHYKKGDSKSKTLPKYFQVGTVVESASDFFSGRLTKKERKATLADELLSDRSLGEYRKRKVREIEEQNQSVGNQKWKIKGKQSWKRAKQRRHV